The Rhizobium sp. BT03 genome has a window encoding:
- the folP gene encoding dihydropteroate synthase has protein sequence MTGFEGSLWRVGHGREIELGRRSLIMAIINVTPDSFSDGGRFETFDAAVEHALRAVSEGAGIIDIGGESTRPNAAAVSPSEEQARVLPVIEALRGRTQALISIDTYRAETARLAVSAGAHIVNDVFGLQREPDIADIAAATGAGLCIMHTGRDRAKLPDVIADQVHFLKRSLEIAQAAGVDSERIVLDPGFGFAKETAEENLELMARFSELSRFGLPLLAGTSRKRFLGAVTGREAADRDAATAATSALLRLQGAAIFRVHNVAINRDALDIADAMLNARQEFERKRPT, from the coding sequence GTGACAGGGTTCGAAGGCAGTTTATGGCGTGTGGGCCATGGCCGGGAGATCGAACTCGGCCGCCGTTCTCTCATCATGGCGATCATCAACGTGACGCCGGACTCTTTTTCCGACGGCGGACGCTTCGAAACCTTCGATGCGGCGGTCGAACATGCGCTTCGGGCCGTGAGCGAGGGTGCCGGGATTATCGATATCGGCGGCGAATCGACCCGGCCGAACGCCGCTGCCGTCAGCCCTTCCGAGGAGCAGGCGCGTGTGCTGCCGGTCATCGAGGCGCTGCGCGGGCGCACCCAGGCGCTGATCTCGATCGATACTTATCGCGCCGAGACGGCGCGGCTTGCGGTCAGCGCCGGCGCCCATATCGTCAACGACGTCTTCGGGCTGCAGAGGGAGCCCGATATCGCCGACATCGCGGCGGCGACCGGGGCCGGGCTCTGCATCATGCATACCGGCCGCGACCGGGCGAAGCTTCCCGACGTGATTGCCGATCAGGTGCATTTTCTCAAACGATCGCTCGAGATCGCCCAGGCAGCCGGCGTCGACAGCGAGCGCATCGTGCTCGATCCGGGCTTCGGCTTCGCCAAGGAGACGGCGGAGGAGAACCTCGAACTGATGGCGCGGTTTTCCGAACTTTCCCGCTTCGGCCTGCCGCTGCTTGCCGGGACGTCGCGCAAGCGCTTCCTCGGCGCGGTGACGGGGCGTGAGGCGGCAGACAGGGATGCGGCGACGGCTGCGACCAGCGCCCTGCTCAGGCTTCAAGGGGCTGCGATTTTCCGGGTGCACAATGTCGCAATCAACAGGGATGCGCTCGATATCGCCGATGCTATGCTGAATGCGCGCCAGGAATTCGAGAGGAAGCGGCCGACATGA
- the folB gene encoding dihydroneopterin aldolase yields MTTYTITLQNCAFFARHGVHDEEEFLGQRFFVDAELDVVAGEALKSDSIDDTVNYGIAFTVIEQIVTGKRRYLIEALALDIAKGLCETFPQVRRAKITVRKPNAPVPGVLDFVQVSVEHFA; encoded by the coding sequence ATGACCACCTACACGATCACGCTGCAGAACTGCGCCTTCTTCGCGCGCCACGGCGTGCATGACGAGGAGGAATTCCTCGGCCAGCGCTTCTTCGTCGATGCCGAGCTCGATGTCGTCGCCGGCGAGGCACTGAAAAGCGATTCGATCGACGATACCGTCAATTACGGCATCGCCTTCACGGTGATCGAGCAGATCGTCACCGGCAAGCGCCGCTACCTGATCGAGGCCTTGGCGCTCGATATTGCCAAAGGGCTCTGCGAGACATTCCCGCAGGTTCGGCGAGCGAAGATCACGGTGCGCAAGCCGAACGCGCCGGTGCCCGGCGTGCTCGATTTCGTGCAGGTGAGCGTTGAGCACTTTGCCTGA
- the folK gene encoding 2-amino-4-hydroxy-6-hydroxymethyldihydropteridine diphosphokinase, giving the protein MPETAWQSATLGLGGNIGDPVKAMAAALQRLDARDDCRVRAVSRLYRTPPWGKTDQSFFFNACAAVETRLEPEALLDVCLSIEREMKRERIERWGPRTLDIDVLTYGNVIQEAPRLELPHPRMTDRGFVLMPLADIAPDLFVKGRAISAWLSGAEVAGIEVADNSRDWWLQS; this is encoded by the coding sequence TTGCCTGAGACCGCATGGCAATCCGCCACACTCGGGCTCGGCGGCAATATCGGCGATCCCGTGAAGGCGATGGCCGCCGCACTGCAGCGGCTGGACGCACGTGACGACTGCCGGGTTAGGGCGGTCTCGCGGCTCTATCGCACGCCGCCCTGGGGCAAGACCGACCAATCCTTCTTCTTCAACGCCTGCGCCGCCGTCGAAACCAGGCTGGAGCCCGAGGCTTTGCTCGATGTCTGCCTGTCGATCGAGCGGGAGATGAAACGCGAACGTATCGAGCGCTGGGGGCCGCGCACACTCGATATCGACGTGCTGACCTATGGCAACGTCATCCAGGAGGCGCCGCGGCTGGAACTGCCGCATCCGCGCATGACCGATCGCGGTTTCGTGCTGATGCCGCTTGCCGATATCGCGCCGGACCTTTTCGTCAAGGGCAGGGCGATCAGCGCCTGGCTGTCGGGTGCGGAGGTGGCGGGCATCGAAGTCGCCGATAACAGCCGCGACTGGTGGCTCCAGAGCTGA
- a CDS encoding YcjF family protein, with amino-acid sequence MSKPPSEPPRRPPAVFTYEDEATERHDNGRRGEQRRRPESFSENIVVTADEDDPFLNPDKDLSAVPVATPLRRRTSFGKIAAGAFGILLSLGIGLWTDSLVRDLFTRADWLGYAALAVLAVGLLAVLALVIREASGMMRLAAVQAIKAEAEAAMVETRPAKARAVVARLTTLLSANPETSKGRATLKATEGEVIDPPHLIALAERELLAPLDRKARALIVNASKRVSIVTAVSPRAVVDLLYVLYESVRLIRAMAELYGGRPGTLGMFRLLRDVLAHLAVTGSIAVGDSLVQQVLGHGLASKLSARLGEGVINGLMTARIGIAAMDLCRPLAFHALKRPGIGDFIGDLTPSMSPRGNTP; translated from the coding sequence ATGAGCAAGCCCCCCTCCGAGCCGCCACGCCGCCCGCCCGCCGTCTTTACCTATGAGGACGAGGCCACCGAGCGCCATGACAACGGCCGCCGGGGAGAACAGCGGCGCAGGCCGGAAAGCTTCTCCGAAAACATCGTCGTGACGGCGGATGAGGACGATCCCTTCCTCAATCCCGACAAGGATCTGAGCGCAGTGCCCGTGGCAACGCCGCTGAGACGCCGGACCTCTTTCGGCAAGATCGCCGCCGGTGCCTTCGGCATCCTGCTGTCACTTGGCATCGGCCTCTGGACCGATAGCCTGGTTCGCGATCTCTTCACCCGCGCCGACTGGTTGGGTTATGCGGCGCTTGCCGTGCTCGCGGTCGGCCTCCTCGCCGTGCTTGCCCTCGTCATCCGCGAGGCATCAGGGATGATGCGCCTTGCCGCCGTCCAGGCGATCAAGGCCGAAGCGGAAGCCGCGATGGTCGAAACCCGGCCGGCAAAGGCGCGCGCCGTCGTCGCCCGCCTGACCACGCTGCTTTCGGCCAATCCCGAGACATCGAAGGGCCGTGCCACGCTGAAGGCGACGGAAGGCGAGGTCATCGATCCCCCGCATCTGATTGCGCTCGCCGAACGGGAATTGCTCGCGCCGCTCGACCGCAAGGCCCGCGCCCTGATCGTCAACGCCTCCAAGCGCGTCTCGATCGTCACCGCCGTCAGCCCGCGCGCCGTGGTCGACCTGCTCTATGTGCTCTATGAGTCCGTGCGCCTCATCCGCGCCATGGCCGAGCTTTATGGCGGCCGCCCCGGCACGCTCGGCATGTTCCGTCTGCTGCGCGACGTGCTGGCGCATCTGGCGGTCACCGGATCGATCGCCGTCGGCGACAGCCTCGTGCAGCAGGTGCTCGGCCATGGGCTGGCCTCCAAGCTCTCGGCCCGATTGGGCGAAGGCGTGATCAACGGCCTGATGACCGCCCGCATTGGAATCGCGGCGATGGATCTCTGCCGCCCGCTCGCCTTCCATGCCCTGAAGCGGCCGGGAATCGGCGATTTCATCGGCGACCTCACGCCCTCCATGTCGCCGCGCGGCAACACTCCCTGA
- a CDS encoding YcjX family protein, with the protein MPPRLTSFADDARIALDNLADRASGLVNPTLRLGVTGLSRSGKTVFISSLVHNLLHGGRLPLFEPVQSGRVSAVRLEPQPDDAVPRFQYEDHIRALVKDRIWPDSTRAISELRITLDYQSASGWNRLFSPGRLSIDIVDYPGEWLLDLPLLGKDYRTFSEETIALAKTGIRSELSRGWLALTHAADIQAGADEMVARDLATAFADYLKACKADERSLSTLPPGRLLLPGDLDGSPALTFAPLALPADGRPGRNSLWTMMERRYEAYKSVVVKPFFREHFARIDRQIVLVDALQAMNRGPEAVQDLERALTDVLACFRPGTNSLLSSLLGRRIDRVLVAATKADHLHHESHDRLDALTRRLVDRAIDRIGMAGAGIDVMALASVRATREASVKRDGHELPVIVGTPMEGETIAGERFDGQRKTAIFPGDLPEDPESLFDRIASGVTGLRLPDVNVVRFRPPQLEETGGGIKLSVPHIRLDRVMQFLFGDRLA; encoded by the coding sequence TTGCCGCCACGCCTGACATCCTTTGCCGATGACGCCCGCATCGCCCTCGACAATCTCGCCGACCGGGCGAGCGGCCTCGTCAATCCGACCCTGCGGCTCGGCGTCACCGGCCTCTCGCGCTCCGGCAAGACGGTCTTCATCTCCTCACTGGTTCACAATCTCCTGCATGGCGGCCGCCTGCCGCTGTTCGAGCCGGTGCAGTCGGGCCGCGTCTCGGCGGTGCGTCTGGAGCCGCAGCCCGACGATGCCGTGCCGCGCTTTCAGTATGAGGACCATATCCGTGCGCTGGTGAAGGACCGTATCTGGCCGGATTCGACCCGCGCCATCTCGGAGCTGCGCATCACGCTGGATTATCAGAGCGCCAGCGGCTGGAACCGGCTGTTTTCGCCCGGCCGCCTGTCGATCGACATCGTCGATTATCCCGGCGAATGGCTGCTCGACCTGCCGCTGCTCGGCAAGGATTACCGCACCTTCAGCGAGGAAACGATCGCACTGGCGAAAACCGGCATCCGCTCCGAGCTGTCGCGCGGCTGGCTGGCGCTGACGCATGCGGCCGATATCCAGGCCGGCGCCGACGAGATGGTCGCCCGCGACCTCGCCACCGCCTTTGCCGATTATCTCAAGGCCTGCAAGGCCGACGAACGCTCGCTCTCCACCCTGCCGCCCGGCCGCCTGCTGCTGCCCGGCGATCTCGACGGTTCGCCGGCACTGACCTTCGCGCCGCTGGCCTTGCCGGCGGACGGCCGTCCGGGGCGCAACTCGCTCTGGACGATGATGGAGCGGCGTTACGAGGCCTATAAATCGGTCGTCGTCAAACCTTTCTTCCGCGAGCATTTCGCCCGCATCGACCGGCAGATCGTGCTGGTGGATGCGCTGCAGGCGATGAACCGCGGCCCCGAAGCGGTCCAGGATCTGGAACGCGCACTGACCGATGTGCTCGCCTGTTTCCGCCCCGGCACCAATTCGCTGCTGTCCTCGCTGCTCGGGCGCCGCATCGACCGCGTGCTGGTCGCCGCCACCAAGGCCGATCATCTCCACCATGAAAGCCACGACCGGCTGGATGCGCTCACCCGCCGACTGGTGGATCGCGCCATCGACCGCATCGGCATGGCGGGCGCGGGCATCGATGTCATGGCGCTCGCCTCCGTGCGCGCCACCCGCGAGGCATCGGTCAAGCGCGACGGTCATGAACTGCCTGTCATCGTCGGTACGCCGATGGAGGGCGAAACCATCGCCGGCGAGCGTTTCGACGGCCAGAGAAAGACCGCGATCTTTCCCGGCGACCTGCCGGAGGATCCGGAGAGCCTGTTTGACCGTATCGCCTCGGGTGTAACAGGCCTGCGGCTGCCCGATGTCAATGTCGTCAGGTTCCGCCCGCCGCAGCTCGAGGAAACCGGCGGCGGCATCAAGCTGTCGGTGCCGCATATCCGCCTCGACCGCGTCATGCAGTTCCTGTTCGGAGACCGTCTCGCATGA
- a CDS encoding histidine phosphatase family protein codes for MTVPLPPPNRIYLLRHAEAAWAEPGQRDFDRPLNEKGFGDAEIIADKAADKGYRPDLLISSTALRCRDTAGAVHRAIGVALDVRYVDALYNATVDTYLEIVDAQDEAAVMLVGHNPTMEQALEALIGHEAMASALPGGFPTAGLAVVDYDAVAAGWRLTDFVVV; via the coding sequence ATGACCGTACCGCTGCCTCCGCCGAACCGCATCTATCTCCTGCGTCATGCCGAGGCCGCCTGGGCCGAACCCGGGCAGCGCGATTTCGACCGGCCGCTCAACGAAAAGGGCTTCGGCGATGCGGAGATCATCGCCGACAAGGCCGCCGACAAGGGCTACCGCCCCGATCTTCTGATCAGCTCGACGGCGCTGCGCTGCCGCGACACCGCCGGCGCCGTGCACCGGGCAATCGGCGTTGCCCTCGACGTGCGTTATGTCGATGCGCTCTACAACGCCACGGTCGACACCTATCTCGAAATCGTCGATGCGCAGGATGAGGCAGCCGTCATGCTGGTCGGCCACAATCCGACCATGGAGCAGGCGCTGGAGGCGCTGATCGGCCATGAGGCGATGGCAAGCGCCCTTCCCGGCGGCTTCCCGACGGCGGGCCTTGCCGTCGTCGATTACGACGCTGTCGCCGCCGGCTGGCGCCTCACCGATTTCGTGGTCGTCTGA
- the dksA gene encoding RNA polymerase-binding protein DksA, whose translation MSEKIDLSNYVPSEEEEFMNVNQRAYFRTKLVAWRNDILREARETLDHLAEESANHPDLADRASSETDRAIELRARDRQRKLISKIDAALQRIEDGTYGYCEETGEPIGLKRLDARPIATLSIEAQERHERREKVYRDE comes from the coding sequence TTGAGTGAGAAGATCGATCTTAGCAATTACGTTCCCTCGGAAGAGGAAGAGTTCATGAACGTAAACCAGCGTGCCTACTTCAGGACCAAGCTGGTTGCATGGAGAAATGATATCCTTAGAGAAGCGCGTGAAACCCTCGACCATCTGGCCGAGGAAAGCGCAAACCATCCCGACCTCGCCGACCGGGCGTCGTCGGAAACCGACCGGGCGATCGAACTTCGCGCCCGCGATCGGCAGAGAAAGCTGATTTCCAAGATCGACGCGGCACTGCAGCGCATCGAAGACGGCACTTACGGCTACTGCGAGGAAACCGGCGAACCGATCGGCCTCAAGCGTCTCGACGCCCGCCCGATCGCGACGCTGTCGATCGAGGCGCAGGAGCGCCACGAACGCCGCGAAAAAGTCTATCGCGACGAATAA
- a CDS encoding DUF1062 domain-containing protein, with protein sequence MCKTLRVRWTIIPKTAPQPWIACGGCGGLRAFQSSGKIRLNANGRKLDAWLIYKCLACERTWNRPILERRNVSDIDPAVLEALQSNDPHWIRTETFNLDALRRKSLRVDEFAEFEIAKEIQHETANWTGLAIELTVPVPTSTRLDRLLASELKLSRAKLQALHAEGMVRTDPEKADILRRRLRNGTLVTIDLSMEAERERWWKPLATGNYAVEQ encoded by the coding sequence ATGTGCAAGACCCTTCGGGTCCGATGGACCATTATTCCCAAGACGGCGCCCCAGCCTTGGATTGCATGCGGCGGATGCGGCGGCCTGAGAGCCTTCCAATCCAGCGGCAAGATCCGGCTCAACGCCAACGGCCGCAAGCTGGATGCCTGGCTGATCTATAAATGCCTGGCCTGTGAAAGAACGTGGAACCGGCCGATCCTCGAGCGCCGCAATGTCAGCGACATCGATCCTGCCGTCCTTGAGGCGCTGCAGTCCAACGATCCCCACTGGATCCGGACCGAGACCTTCAATCTCGACGCTCTCCGGCGCAAATCGCTGCGTGTGGATGAGTTTGCCGAATTTGAAATCGCCAAGGAGATACAGCACGAAACTGCGAATTGGACGGGATTGGCCATCGAACTGACGGTTCCCGTCCCAACCAGCACACGCCTCGACCGCCTGCTGGCGTCCGAGCTGAAGCTTTCACGCGCGAAGCTGCAGGCTCTTCACGCGGAAGGCATGGTTCGGACGGATCCTGAGAAGGCAGACATCCTGCGCCGACGACTGAGGAACGGCACCCTCGTCACGATCGATCTCTCCATGGAGGCCGAGCGAGAGCGATGGTGGAAACCACTGGCGACAGGTAATTATGCAGTGGAGCAGTGA
- a CDS encoding flagellar biosynthetic protein FliO — protein MLDDVVGAYGSRFLLAAGGVGLALLLLILVLWVIRRRAPSPFVRGGRNRQPRLQVLDAAAVDTRRRLVLVRRDDVEHLIMIGGPSDIVIESRILPAAAQQPESADRPHPVEQRPISAARPETPPVSPPRAPVAAPVAVPVAAPAAARIEPEPSFSAPVSPEPRPRPEPPAPPAVAPPVATSPLPANPVTAPLSAERDIPPPPPPQPRPPERPVASPIAQPAPFHDTASAAEILDAARQRVLPQQRIEPEISAPSFQGTPAAARAAPGAAEDDAAAQPAAAIRGDFQRVLEEEMSNNLTAERIVPVPANQPPRQAIPQPQPGNLPRRDPDLAPITGADTELQKEVARIFGEMSVNRDK, from the coding sequence ATGTTGGATGATGTTGTCGGAGCTTATGGCAGCCGTTTTCTGCTTGCCGCCGGTGGCGTCGGCCTGGCGCTTCTCCTGCTCATCCTGGTGCTCTGGGTGATCCGCAGACGGGCGCCCTCGCCCTTCGTGCGCGGCGGCCGCAACCGCCAGCCCCGCCTGCAGGTTCTGGATGCCGCAGCTGTCGATACCCGCCGCCGGCTGGTGCTGGTGCGCCGCGACGACGTCGAGCATCTGATCATGATCGGCGGCCCGAGCGATATCGTCATCGAAAGCCGTATCCTGCCCGCAGCGGCGCAACAGCCGGAAAGCGCCGACCGTCCGCACCCCGTCGAGCAGCGCCCAATATCCGCGGCGCGCCCGGAAACCCCACCGGTTTCTCCGCCCCGCGCCCCAGTTGCAGCCCCGGTTGCAGTCCCAGTCGCCGCTCCTGCCGCAGCCCGCATCGAGCCGGAGCCTTCCTTCTCCGCGCCGGTTTCGCCGGAGCCGCGCCCGCGCCCCGAACCGCCAGCCCCGCCGGCCGTGGCGCCGCCGGTGGCGACGAGCCCTCTTCCGGCAAATCCCGTGACAGCGCCGCTGTCGGCCGAACGCGACATTCCTCCGCCTCCCCCGCCTCAGCCGCGCCCGCCGGAGCGTCCCGTCGCTTCCCCGATCGCGCAGCCCGCACCGTTCCACGATACTGCAAGTGCGGCCGAGATCCTCGATGCCGCCCGCCAGCGCGTGCTGCCGCAGCAGCGCATCGAACCCGAAATCTCTGCTCCATCTTTCCAGGGCACGCCGGCCGCCGCCCGCGCAGCACCCGGCGCAGCCGAGGACGATGCGGCCGCGCAGCCGGCAGCGGCGATCCGCGGTGATTTCCAGCGCGTGCTGGAAGAGGAGATGTCGAACAATCTGACGGCCGAGCGCATCGTCCCGGTGCCGGCAAACCAGCCCCCCCGCCAAGCCATACCGCAGCCGCAGCCGGGCAACCTGCCGCGCCGCGATCCCGATCTTGCCCCGATCACCGGCGCCGATACTGAGCTGCAGAAGGAAGTCGCCCGCATCTTCGGCGAAATGAGCGTCAATCGCGACAAATGA
- the cckA gene encoding cell cycle histidine kinase CckA, translating into MTKPRQADDYNAPLVDRGGRSGTVLRILLLALVLIAAAGGFVVFKRSLDNEVVLGGLGVLAMVGIFFLVSSVIGFIEVMPQRQSDSLARAFLNSHPDGTLITDEKGRIIYANAAYGALTGARKATEVQTLETLLSRHRESNEALYRLVNGLREGKEGREEFRLLRAVGPGSNSSGAHWYRLKARLLHQEESGGKPLQIWQITDITTERDDQERFFKELQNAIDYLDHAPAGFFSAGRKGEIFYLNATLAEWLGLDLTKFVPGSMTIGDVVAGEGLALIQSVQAEPGLKKTVTLDLDLRKTNGQSLPVQIIHSVTSMRDGAPGESRTIVLGREKSEAGGQSASAAAMRFTRFFNNTPMAIASVDGDGRILRTNAPFLKLFSGVVSRDDLEKAPHLETIVQESDRPQLAEALAAAKDRQGDIAPLDTRTPTDEARYFRFYVNAVIDQSDEAPEEAAIVYAVEVTEQKALEAQMAQTQKMNAVGTLAGGIAHDFNNVLTAILLSSDHLLLQARPADASFADLMEIKRNANRAAVLVRQLLAFSRKQTMRPSVLNLTDVVGDLRMLVDRLLSGTNVKLDVQYGRDLWPVKTDLSQFEQVLINLCVNARDAMPEGGTLTLRTRNLTASEVSAFNYSYMPAEDMVLIEVADNGTGIAPEIMDKIFEPFFTTKDVGKGTGLGLAMVYGIVKQSGGYIQPESEVGKGTTFRVFLPRHIPEPAVAAEAGAIDSAVAEIGMRPEAPAAQQPEDLTGSAVILLVEDEEAVRRGGKRMLETRGYTVHEAGSGVEALSIMEELEGKVDIVVSDVVMPEMDGPTLLRELRKSYPDMKFIFVSGYAEDAFARNLPPESKFGFLPKPFSLKQLAVVVKETLDG; encoded by the coding sequence ATGACGAAACCGCGTCAGGCCGACGATTATAACGCACCGCTTGTGGATCGTGGGGGGCGTTCTGGCACGGTCTTGCGCATTCTTCTGCTGGCTCTCGTGCTGATCGCAGCCGCCGGCGGCTTTGTCGTCTTCAAGAGGTCGCTCGACAATGAGGTCGTGCTGGGCGGTCTCGGCGTGCTCGCCATGGTCGGCATCTTCTTCCTGGTATCCTCGGTCATCGGCTTCATCGAGGTGATGCCGCAGCGTCAGTCCGACAGCCTGGCGCGCGCCTTCCTCAACAGTCATCCCGACGGCACGCTGATCACCGACGAAAAGGGCCGGATCATCTATGCCAACGCCGCCTATGGCGCTCTGACCGGCGCGCGCAAGGCGACCGAGGTGCAGACGCTGGAAACCCTGCTGTCGCGCCACCGCGAATCGAACGAGGCGCTCTACAGGCTGGTCAACGGCCTGCGCGAAGGCAAGGAAGGCCGCGAGGAGTTCCGCCTGCTGCGCGCCGTCGGCCCCGGCAGCAACAGCTCCGGCGCCCATTGGTACCGGCTGAAGGCGCGGCTGCTGCATCAGGAGGAGAGCGGCGGCAAGCCGCTGCAGATCTGGCAGATCACCGACATCACCACCGAGCGCGACGACCAGGAGCGCTTCTTCAAGGAGTTGCAGAACGCGATCGACTATCTCGACCATGCGCCGGCCGGTTTCTTCTCCGCCGGCAGGAAGGGCGAGATCTTCTATCTCAATGCAACGCTTGCCGAGTGGCTGGGGCTCGACCTCACCAAATTCGTGCCGGGCTCGATGACGATCGGCGACGTGGTGGCGGGCGAGGGGCTGGCGCTGATCCAGTCGGTGCAGGCCGAGCCCGGCCTGAAAAAGACGGTGACGCTCGATCTCGACCTGCGCAAGACCAACGGCCAGAGCCTGCCGGTGCAGATCATTCACAGCGTCACCTCGATGCGCGACGGCGCACCCGGCGAAAGCCGGACGATCGTGCTGGGGCGTGAAAAGAGCGAAGCCGGCGGCCAGTCCGCTTCGGCCGCCGCCATGCGCTTCACCCGCTTCTTCAACAACACTCCGATGGCGATCGCCTCGGTGGACGGCGACGGGCGCATCCTGCGGACCAACGCGCCGTTCCTCAAGCTGTTCTCCGGCGTCGTCTCGCGCGACGATCTCGAAAAGGCGCCGCATCTCGAAACCATCGTGCAGGAAAGCGACCGGCCGCAGCTTGCCGAGGCGCTGGCGGCGGCCAAGGACCGGCAGGGCGACATCGCGCCGCTCGATACCCGCACGCCCACCGACGAGGCGCGCTATTTCCGTTTCTACGTCAACGCCGTCATCGACCAGAGCGACGAGGCGCCCGAGGAGGCGGCGATCGTCTATGCCGTCGAGGTGACCGAGCAGAAGGCGCTGGAAGCGCAGATGGCGCAGACGCAGAAGATGAATGCTGTCGGCACGCTCGCCGGCGGCATCGCGCATGACTTCAACAATGTGCTGACGGCGATCCTGCTTTCCTCCGACCATCTGCTGCTGCAGGCGCGACCGGCCGATGCGAGCTTCGCCGACTTGATGGAAATCAAGCGCAACGCCAACCGCGCCGCGGTGCTGGTGCGCCAGCTGCTCGCCTTCTCGCGCAAGCAGACGATGCGGCCCTCGGTGCTGAACCTGACGGATGTCGTCGGCGACCTGCGCATGCTGGTCGACCGGCTGCTTTCCGGCACTAACGTCAAGCTCGACGTGCAATATGGCCGCGATCTCTGGCCCGTCAAAACCGACCTTTCGCAATTCGAACAGGTGCTGATCAATCTCTGTGTCAATGCGCGCGATGCCATGCCCGAGGGCGGCACGCTGACGCTGCGCACCCGAAACCTGACAGCGTCGGAGGTCTCCGCCTTCAACTATTCCTACATGCCGGCCGAGGACATGGTGCTGATCGAAGTCGCCGATAACGGCACCGGCATCGCGCCCGAGATCATGGACAAGATCTTCGAGCCGTTCTTCACCACCAAGGATGTCGGCAAGGGCACGGGACTCGGCCTCGCCATGGTCTACGGCATCGTCAAGCAATCGGGCGGTTACATCCAGCCGGAATCCGAAGTCGGCAAAGGCACGACCTTCCGGGTCTTCCTGCCGCGCCACATCCCGGAGCCGGCGGTTGCCGCCGAAGCAGGCGCGATCGATAGCGCCGTTGCCGAGATCGGCATGCGGCCGGAGGCGCCAGCGGCGCAGCAGCCGGAGGATCTGACGGGATCGGCGGTCATTCTTCTCGTCGAAGACGAAGAGGCGGTGCGCCGTGGCGGCAAGCGCATGCTGGAAACGCGCGGCTACACCGTGCACGAGGCGGGCTCGGGCGTCGAGGCGCTCAGCATCATGGAAGAGCTCGAAGGCAAGGTCGATATCGTCGTTTCCGACGTGGTCATGCCGGAGATGGACGGCCCGACGCTGCTGCGCGAGCTGCGCAAGTCCTATCCCGACATGAAATTCATCTTCGTCTCGGGCTACGCCGAAGATGCCTTCGCCCGCAACCTGCCGCCGGAGTCAAAATTCGGGTTTTTGCCGAAGCCGTTTTCGCTGAAGCAGCTTGCTGTGGTGGTGAAGGAAACGTTGGACGGGTGA